The proteins below come from a single Drosophila miranda strain MSH22 chromosome Y unlocalized genomic scaffold, D.miranda_PacBio2.1 Contig_Y1_pilon, whole genome shotgun sequence genomic window:
- the LOC108160107 gene encoding LOW QUALITY PROTEIN: diptericin A (The sequence of the model RefSeq protein was modified relative to this genomic sequence to represent the inferred CDS: substituted 1 base at 1 genomic stop codon): MEFSSSLLLLSLACACACLCAPAVAYPLADEQHLVYVEPSEFFPDFIDVEVDHPRVLRQWQLQGGGGGSPRQGFDLSLNGRATVXQSPNGRHCFDATGHYGQHLGGPYGNSRPQRGAGGQYTFRF, encoded by the exons ATGGAATTCAGTTCAAGCCTCCTGCTGTTGAGTCTGGCCTGTGCCTGCGCCTGCCTCTGTGCCCCAGCCGTTGcttatccgctggcagatgaACAGCATTTGGTCTATGTGGAACCTTCGGAG TTTTTCCCCGATTTCATTGATGTGGAGGTGGACCATCCGCGAGTGCTTCGCCAGTGGCAGCTTCagggaggcggcggcggcagcccTCGCCAGGGCTTCGACCTCAGCCTGAACGGCCGTGCCACCGTGTAGCAGAGCCCGAACGGCCGACACTGCTTCGATGCCACGGGCCACTACGGCCAGCACTTGGGCGGACCCTACGGCAACAGTCGTCCCCAAAGGGGAGCCGGAGGACAGTACACGTTTAGATTCTAA
- the LOC108160109 gene encoding diptericin A-like: protein MQSTIVLALHCCIVSAVVAFPADDMTMPSTPPPRYPLNLQGGGGAQEREGFNFGVRGSENVWRSDNGRHEIDVNGGYAQRLGGQWGNSEPSYSVGTNYRYRW, encoded by the coding sequence ATGCAGTCTACAATCGTCCTCGCTCTGCACTGCTGCATTGTCAGTGCTGTGGTGGCTTTTCCGGCCGATGACATGACGATGCCTTCGACGCCACCTCCTCGGTATCCCCTCAACTTGCAGGGCGGCGGCGGGGCCCAGGAGCGCGAGGGATTCAACTTTGGAGTGCGTGGCAGCGAGAACGTGTGGAGGAGCGACAACGGGCGGCACGAGATCGACGTGAACGGCGGATATGCCCAGCGTTTGGGCGGACAGTGGGGCAACTCGGAGCCGAGCTACAGCGTTGGCACCAACTACCGCTACAGATGGTAG